Proteins from a single region of Gordonia hongkongensis:
- a CDS encoding heavy metal translocating P-type ATPase, translating into MTVPWLRVTDRTVADRRAVAIEESVARVTGVRAVHAYPRTASVVVWFRADTDRDAIDHAIAAATHADPANLPDRAPHSADVTNADLLRMGIGAGALVLLGFRRYGFRRPPLLGPASRTVATGVTIFSGYPFLRGALRSLRGGRAGTDALVSAATIASLLLRENVVALTVLWLLNIGEFLQDLTLRRTRRAIADLLRGTQDTAWVRLADGTEVQVAIDALHVGDAVIVHEQVAVAVDGVVVDGEAVVDQSALTGENLPVTKHVGDRVQAGSVVLTGRIVIEAHAVGDDTSIGRIIGRVEEAQRDRAPIQTVGENFSRRFVPASFALSALTLLVTRDLRRAMTMLLIACPCAVGLSTPTAISGAIGNGARRGILIKGGSHLEASGRISAVVFDKTGTLTVGRPVVTNVVSFSDEWQPEQILAYAASSEIHSRHPLAEAVIRSTEERRIEIPTHAECEVIVGLGMRTRAEDGRVLLLGNPSLLDRHGVAISDDAIGWVDRLRQASETPLLLAVDGTLVGLVSLSDELRPEAREVLDALRADGVTEIAMLTGDHPVTAATIAAELGIERWAAEVTPDDKLAVVRELQALGHVVAVVGDGVNDAPALAAADIGIAMGLAGTDVAVETADVALAGDDLRKLLDIRDLGSHTVEVIRQNYGMSIAVNALGLVIGAGGALSPVLAAVLHNASSVAVVLNSSRLIRYQVEPAPSASAEEVRA; encoded by the coding sequence ATGACGGTTCCGTGGCTGCGGGTCACCGATCGCACTGTCGCCGACCGCCGTGCCGTGGCCATCGAGGAGAGCGTCGCCAGGGTGACGGGTGTGCGCGCCGTGCACGCCTATCCGCGCACCGCCTCGGTCGTCGTGTGGTTCCGGGCGGACACCGACCGGGATGCCATCGATCATGCGATCGCGGCGGCCACTCACGCCGACCCCGCGAATCTTCCTGACCGCGCACCGCATTCGGCCGACGTCACCAATGCCGACCTGTTGCGGATGGGCATCGGCGCGGGAGCCCTGGTCCTGCTGGGTTTCCGGCGCTACGGGTTCCGCCGTCCGCCGCTGCTCGGTCCGGCCTCGCGCACCGTCGCCACCGGTGTCACCATCTTCTCCGGCTACCCGTTCCTCCGCGGCGCGCTCCGCTCGCTGCGTGGCGGCCGGGCCGGCACCGACGCACTGGTCTCCGCTGCCACGATTGCGAGTTTGCTGCTGCGCGAGAACGTGGTCGCGCTGACCGTGTTGTGGTTGCTCAACATCGGTGAGTTCCTCCAGGACCTCACCCTGCGACGCACCCGCCGCGCCATCGCCGACCTCCTCCGCGGCACCCAGGACACGGCGTGGGTCCGCCTCGCCGACGGCACCGAGGTGCAGGTGGCCATCGACGCGCTCCACGTCGGGGACGCGGTGATCGTGCACGAGCAGGTCGCGGTGGCGGTCGACGGGGTGGTCGTCGACGGGGAGGCGGTGGTCGACCAGTCCGCGCTGACCGGCGAGAACCTCCCGGTGACCAAGCACGTCGGCGACCGCGTGCAGGCCGGCTCGGTGGTACTCACCGGCCGGATCGTCATCGAGGCCCACGCGGTCGGCGACGACACCTCGATCGGTCGGATCATCGGCCGGGTCGAGGAGGCCCAGCGCGACCGCGCTCCCATCCAGACGGTCGGGGAGAACTTCTCCCGGCGGTTCGTACCCGCGTCGTTCGCGTTGTCGGCGCTGACGCTGCTGGTGACGCGCGATCTCCGTCGTGCGATGACGATGCTGCTGATCGCGTGCCCGTGTGCGGTGGGGCTGTCCACCCCGACCGCGATCAGCGGCGCCATCGGGAACGGCGCGCGGCGCGGAATCCTCATCAAGGGCGGATCGCACCTCGAGGCTTCGGGACGGATCTCGGCGGTGGTGTTCGACAAGACCGGCACGCTGACCGTCGGGCGCCCGGTCGTGACCAACGTCGTGTCCTTCTCCGACGAGTGGCAGCCCGAACAGATCCTCGCCTACGCGGCCAGCTCCGAGATCCATTCGCGTCATCCGCTCGCCGAAGCGGTCATCCGGTCCACGGAGGAACGTCGCATCGAGATCCCGACGCATGCGGAATGCGAGGTCATCGTCGGACTCGGCATGCGCACCCGCGCCGAAGACGGGCGCGTGCTCCTGCTGGGTAATCCGTCGCTCCTCGACCGGCACGGCGTCGCGATCTCCGACGACGCCATCGGCTGGGTGGACCGCTTACGGCAGGCGAGCGAGACACCGCTGCTGCTGGCCGTCGACGGCACGCTCGTCGGTCTGGTGAGTCTGTCCGACGAGCTGCGTCCCGAGGCGCGTGAGGTGCTCGACGCGCTGCGTGCCGACGGGGTCACCGAGATCGCCATGCTCACCGGCGATCACCCGGTCACCGCGGCGACCATCGCCGCCGAACTCGGCATCGAGCGGTGGGCCGCCGAGGTTACCCCTGACGACAAGCTCGCGGTGGTTCGTGAGCTGCAGGCCCTCGGCCACGTGGTCGCGGTGGTGGGTGACGGTGTGAACGACGCCCCCGCGTTGGCCGCCGCGGACATCGGCATCGCGATGGGGTTGGCCGGAACGGATGTCGCGGTCGAGACCGCGGACGTCGCGCTAGCCGGGGACGACCTGCGCAAGCTGCTCGACATCCGCGATTTGGGTTCGCACACCGTCGAGGTGATACGACAGAACTACGGTATGTCGATCGCCGTCAACGCCCTGGGGCTGGTGATCGGCGCGGGCGGTGCGCTCTCGCCGGTCCTCGCCGCCGTGCTGCACAACGCATCATCGGTTGCCGTGGTGCTCAACAGTTCTCGGCTCATCCGGTATCAGGTCGAACCGGCTCCGTCGGCGTCGGCGGAGGAAGTCCGCGCATGA
- a CDS encoding alpha/beta hydrolase, with amino-acid sequence MTTPPPDTIVLVHGLWVTPRSWEDWITYYQDKGYRVIAPAYPGFEVEVESLRENSDVIADLTVPATVDHLAGIIRALPSPPIIMGHSFGGVLTQLLVDRGLGAAAVAINSAPTEGVRTQPLSQVKSLFPILKRFSNRHKAAGFTPKEWHYAFTNTLSDEDSRAVYDRYAIAAPGSWVWKYGVFANLTPGHQETWVDYRRDDRAPLLFIAGGADHIMPPAVNKSNAKKYRRSKALTEYYEFPGRSHWTCGERGGRRSPTTRSGGRRSTPRGERCRREHKRHPRSLRSARSLRRARQSCSLRSARSLRRARQSCSLRSARSLRRARHEGSGDRVRRAPERCHSH; translated from the coding sequence ATGACCACACCGCCGCCCGACACCATCGTCCTCGTCCACGGCTTGTGGGTGACGCCCCGGTCCTGGGAAGACTGGATCACCTACTACCAAGACAAGGGGTATCGGGTCATCGCCCCGGCCTACCCCGGCTTCGAGGTGGAAGTCGAGTCCCTGAGGGAGAACTCCGACGTGATCGCGGATCTCACGGTGCCCGCGACGGTCGACCACCTTGCCGGGATCATCCGCGCGCTGCCGTCGCCGCCGATCATCATGGGGCATTCCTTCGGTGGCGTGCTCACGCAGTTGCTGGTCGACCGCGGGCTCGGTGCGGCTGCGGTGGCCATCAACTCCGCGCCGACCGAAGGCGTTCGGACGCAGCCGCTTTCGCAGGTGAAGTCGTTGTTCCCGATCCTCAAGCGCTTCTCGAACCGCCACAAGGCGGCCGGTTTCACACCGAAGGAGTGGCACTACGCCTTCACCAACACCCTGAGCGACGAGGACTCGCGTGCGGTGTACGACCGGTACGCGATCGCCGCGCCCGGATCGTGGGTCTGGAAGTACGGCGTGTTCGCAAACCTCACCCCGGGACATCAGGAGACCTGGGTGGATTACCGGCGCGACGACCGTGCACCGCTGCTGTTCATCGCCGGCGGGGCCGACCACATCATGCCGCCCGCGGTGAACAAGTCGAACGCGAAGAAGTACCGCCGGTCCAAGGCGCTGACCGAGTATTACGAGTTCCCCGGGCGGTCGCACTGGACCTGCGGTGAGCGGGGTGGGAGAAGGTCGCCGACCACGCGCTCCGGTGGGCGGAGGAGCACTCCGCGCGGGGAGCGTTGCCGGCGTGAACATAAACGCCATCCCCGCTCCCTGAGGAGCGCTCGGAGCTTGCGGAGGGCGCGGCAGTCCTGCTCCCTGAGGAGCGCTCGGAGCTTGCGGAGGGCGCGGCAGTCCTGCTCCCTGAGGAGCGCTCGGAGCTTGCGGAGGGCGCGTCACGAAGGGTCCGGCGACCGAGTTCGAAGGGCGCCCGAACGGTGCCACTCACATTAG
- a CDS encoding alpha/beta fold hydrolase, with the protein MPYVTTLDGTEIYYKDWGAGRPVVLSHGWPLNADSWESQQLFLAQNGYRAIAHDRRGHGRSSQTWSGNEMNTYADDLAELIRHLDLQELTLVGFSTGGGEVTRYIGRHGTDRVAQLVLVSAVPPFMLQTDDNPGGVPIEVFDGIRSASTADRSQAYRDLADGPFFGNNRDGQSPSQGMRDAFWRQGLQAGAHNAYESIAAFSATDFRSDLARVDVPTLVIHGDDDQVVPFEVGGKASAELVDGAELKVYPGTPHGITDTHKGELDDDLLAFLDTYTAP; encoded by the coding sequence ATGCCGTACGTCACCACGCTCGACGGAACCGAGATCTATTACAAGGACTGGGGTGCCGGACGTCCGGTCGTGCTCAGCCACGGGTGGCCGCTCAACGCCGACAGTTGGGAGTCTCAACAGCTCTTTCTGGCGCAGAACGGGTATCGGGCGATCGCGCACGACCGTCGCGGACACGGCCGCTCGTCGCAGACGTGGTCGGGCAACGAGATGAACACGTATGCCGACGATCTCGCGGAACTGATCCGGCATCTCGATCTGCAGGAGCTCACGCTCGTCGGGTTCTCCACCGGTGGCGGTGAGGTCACCCGTTACATCGGGCGGCACGGTACCGATCGCGTGGCGCAACTGGTGCTGGTCTCCGCGGTGCCCCCGTTCATGCTCCAGACCGACGACAACCCCGGTGGGGTCCCGATCGAGGTGTTCGACGGCATCCGGTCGGCATCCACCGCCGATCGCTCGCAGGCCTATCGCGATCTCGCCGACGGGCCCTTCTTCGGCAACAACCGAGACGGCCAGAGTCCGTCGCAGGGCATGCGTGATGCCTTCTGGCGACAGGGCCTGCAGGCGGGCGCACACAACGCCTACGAGAGCATCGCCGCGTTCTCGGCCACCGACTTCCGGAGCGACCTCGCACGCGTGGACGTCCCCACCCTCGTCATCCACGGCGACGACGACCAGGTGGTGCCGTTCGAGGTGGGCGGCAAGGCGTCCGCCGAACTGGTCGACGGCGCCGAGCTGAAGGTCTACCCCGGTACACCTCACGGGATCACCGACACGCACAAGGGCGAGCTCGACGACGATCTGCTCGCCTTCCTCGACACCTACACCGCCCCCTGA
- a CDS encoding carboxylesterase family protein: protein MTEVPTTTATFECPAGTIIARTDGQVVRATGIRYAQAARFEVPSPQPPADEPIDATSWSPACPQRNGEGIVHDTFGDAALGEMVGDEHAQYVSVTVPVDRRPDEALPVMVWIHGGSYIIGAADAPCHDPAALVAEQRVVVVSVTYRLGLFGFLGDGINRPANLGLLDMIEALRWVQRNIASFGGDPNAVTVFGESAGGDAVAQLMAADGVTGLFRRAIIQSAPLGITRRRERLHADMFAASHQVSASATVDEVLAVQESMMGLKAILQHGLPAFMSFGPQYGHHPLPPEDEVDAVWESRARDVEVLIGWCSREAAFFTAAIDGVSSLPAVPLVGNRLYECLVQQLTRAIYTSAADRFARRHRHAGGKAAQYVIDWGAADHPLHAVHTVDIPLLFGTPEIWAGAPILAGHDADRAAEDGRTLRRIWADFARDGWTAPDDEPGLIRFR, encoded by the coding sequence ATGACCGAGGTACCCACGACGACCGCGACCTTCGAGTGTCCGGCCGGGACGATCATCGCTCGCACCGACGGACAGGTCGTGCGCGCCACCGGGATCCGCTATGCGCAGGCGGCGCGCTTCGAGGTTCCGTCCCCGCAGCCGCCGGCCGACGAGCCGATCGATGCGACCTCGTGGTCGCCCGCCTGTCCTCAGCGCAACGGCGAGGGGATCGTCCACGACACCTTCGGCGATGCCGCGCTGGGCGAGATGGTCGGCGACGAGCACGCCCAGTACGTGTCGGTCACGGTGCCGGTCGACCGTCGACCCGACGAGGCTCTCCCGGTGATGGTCTGGATTCACGGCGGGTCGTACATCATCGGCGCCGCCGACGCGCCCTGCCACGATCCGGCGGCGCTGGTCGCCGAACAGCGGGTGGTCGTCGTGTCAGTGACCTACCGACTGGGATTGTTCGGGTTCCTCGGCGACGGCATCAACCGGCCGGCGAACCTGGGCCTGCTCGACATGATCGAAGCGCTGCGCTGGGTTCAGCGGAACATCGCGTCCTTCGGCGGCGATCCCAACGCCGTCACCGTCTTCGGCGAATCAGCCGGCGGCGACGCGGTTGCACAATTGATGGCGGCCGACGGCGTGACGGGCCTGTTCCGCCGCGCCATCATCCAGAGTGCGCCCCTCGGCATCACCCGACGTCGCGAGCGGTTGCATGCGGACATGTTCGCTGCGTCGCACCAGGTGTCGGCGTCGGCGACCGTCGACGAGGTCCTGGCCGTCCAGGAGTCGATGATGGGACTCAAAGCGATTCTGCAACATGGACTTCCGGCGTTCATGTCCTTCGGTCCCCAGTACGGCCACCATCCGCTGCCACCCGAGGACGAGGTGGACGCGGTCTGGGAGAGTCGAGCGCGGGACGTCGAGGTCCTCATCGGCTGGTGCAGCCGCGAGGCCGCGTTCTTCACCGCGGCGATCGACGGGGTGTCGTCGCTCCCCGCGGTTCCGTTGGTCGGCAACCGCCTGTACGAATGCCTTGTCCAGCAACTCACCCGTGCCATCTACACGTCGGCGGCCGACCGCTTCGCCCGGCGCCACCGACACGCCGGCGGCAAGGCCGCGCAATACGTCATCGACTGGGGCGCAGCAGATCACCCGCTGCACGCCGTGCACACCGTCGACATCCCGTTGCTGTTCGGGACCCCGGAGATCTGGGCCGGTGCCCCGATCCTGGCCGGACACGACGCCGATCGGGCTGCCGAGGACGGCCGCACGTTGCGACGGATCTGGGCGGACTTCGCGCGAGACGGATGGACCGCGCCGGATGATGAGCCAGGCCTGATCCGCTTCCGTTGA
- a CDS encoding DUF1490 family protein translates to MALHALLAKAGATVATGFVGAVAYDAVRTVARRAPLREGAVVATTWGIRGTRKAEEVAESVRLNTADIVAEAKERLGEESTPPGTAVAHDHDHDH, encoded by the coding sequence ATGGCACTTCATGCACTGCTCGCCAAGGCCGGCGCGACGGTCGCCACCGGCTTCGTCGGAGCCGTCGCCTACGACGCCGTACGCACCGTCGCCCGACGCGCCCCGCTGCGTGAGGGAGCCGTCGTGGCGACCACGTGGGGTATCCGTGGAACCCGCAAGGCCGAGGAGGTCGCGGAGTCGGTGCGGCTCAACACCGCCGACATCGTCGCCGAGGCGAAGGAACGGCTGGGCGAGGAGTCGACACCGCCGGGAACAGCGGTGGCTCACGACCACGACCACGATCACTGA